GTTTAATTAATCTATTACCTATCTCATTTGCTGCAGTGCCCAAACTTGCCACTATTGTTTTAAGGATGAAGAATGAAAAAAAATATATTAATTACCGGCGGTGCTGGTTTTATAGGCTCCCATTTGGCAGATGAACTCATTGCAAAGGGCTACAAAATAAGGGCTTTAGACAATTTGTCTGAACAGGTGCATGGATTAAAAACTCAGCGGCCCGACTATCTTCATCCGGAAGTTGAACTTATTTTAGGCGATGTAAGGGACAAGGAGACCGTAAGAAAAGCGCTTCAGGGTATCGATGCTGTTTTTCATTTTGCTGCGATGGTAGGAGTAGGGCAAAGTATGTACCAGATAAAAAATTACACTGATGTCAATAATCTGGGTACAGCTATATTGCTGGAAGCGCTGATAGAATCTCCTGTTGAAAAACTCATTGTTGCTTCCAGCATGAGCATTTACGGAGAGGGATTGTATAAAACAACCACAGGCACTTCCGTTGAAGAATGCAAGCGCAAACTTGAGGATTTAAAAAATCAACAATGGGAATTGCAGGAGGATGCACAAAATTATCTAATGCCCATTCCAACCCCCGAAGACAAAAAACCTTGTCTCTCATCGGTATATGCGCTTTCCAAATATGACCAGGAACGTTTGTGCCTGATTACTGGTAAGGCCTATGGCATACCTGCTACTGCATTGCGCTTCTTTAACGTATACGGAACCAGACAAGCGCTTTCTAATCCGTATACCGGTGTATTGGCTATTTTTGCCTCAAGATTATTAAACAATAATGCCCCCTTAATTTTTGAGGATGGTTTGCAAAAAAGAGATTTTGTGCACGTTAAGGATGTGGCCAGAGCTTGCCGATTAGCATTGGAGAATAGTAATGCTGACGGAGAAGTGATTAATATAGGCAGCGGTAATCAGTACACCATCCGTGAAATTGCAGAAAAGCTTGCCCAGGTTATGAATAAAGAAATTGAACCTCAGGTAACGGGCAAATATCGAGTGGGCGATATACGTCATTGTTTTGCCGACTTAACAAAGGCAAGAGCATTATTAGGATTTGAACCTTGCGTCCCATTTAATGAAGGATTGGCTGAGCTGTCTGTGTGGCTTGAAGGACAAATAGCGATTGATCATGTCCATAAGGCCACCAATGAGTTAGCTTTGCGAGGTTTGACAGTATAGAGAAGGAAGCGTTTATGAAAGGTACAATTGGAAATGAAAACTATACCCTGATAACCGGTGGGGCAGGTTTTATCGGCACCAATTTGGCTGACAGGCTCCTTGGTCAAGGTAGAAGGGTAATGATTTATGACAATTTATCCCGACCAGGGGTAGAGCAGAATCTGCAATGGCTTAAAGGAAAATATGGTAATCAGGTTATTATACAGATAGCCGACATTAGAGAAAAAAAAGTACTTCAGGCGTGTGTAAACAACGCGCAACAAATTTTTCATTTTCTGGCGCAGGTAGCAGTCACTTCCTCCATTACAAATCCTGAAGATGATTTTGAGGTCAATTTAGTCGGCACATTTAATCTATTGGAAGCGCTACGACATTCCTCCCGTACTCCTCCTTTGATATTTACCTCCACTAACAAGGTATATGGTGATTTAAGAGATCTTGCATTTACTACCAATCAAACCCGATTTTACCCAGAAGACGCAACCATTGATCTAAACGGTATTGATGAGAATCAGCCACTTGATTTTCATAGTCCCTACGGTTGCTCGAAAGGCTCGGCAGATCAGTATGTGCTGGATTATTCAAGGTGCTACGGACTTAAAACAACTGTCTTTAGAATGAGTTGTATCTATGGGCCTCATCAATTTGGCAATGAAGATCAGGGGTGGGTTGCTCATTTCACAATTAGTGCGCTGGAGAGCAAGCCCGTTGTAATTTATGGTAACGGCAAGCAGGTAAGAGACATTCTTTTTGTAGAAGATTTGATTGAGGCATTTCTGCTGGCAGAGCAACATATTGATAAACTATCAGGAAATGCATTCAATATTGGGGGCGGGCCTAAAAATACTGTAAGCCTGATTGAGGTTGTTGAGCTCATTCAGAAAAAAACAGGCAAAGAAATCGACCTGATTTTTGAGGAATGGAGAACAGGGGATCAGTGCTATTACGTTTCTAATATTGCCAAATTTAAAAGCGCAACCGGTTGGTCGCCTAAGATTTCAGTATCCCAGGGTGTGGAGAGGCTTATCTCCTGGTTGAATGAATCAAAAAATCATTTTTCTAAGGAAAGCAAGTTTTTATCAAAAGCAATGGTTGAATAATGGAAACATCTTTATTAACTAAAAAAATTAACCCCATAAGACCAAAGACTTCAATGATGAAAGCTGCGGTCATCTCGGCACCTCGAAAAGCAGCTGCCATTGTTGTTGCAGTTCCTGAGCCCAATAAAGGCGAAGTACGTATTAAAATTGAGGGAAGTGGCGTATGCGCTTCCAATATCCCTGTCTGGGAAGGAAGAGATTGGTTTTCCTATCCTCTTGCAGCGGGTAACCCCGGTCACGAAGGCTGGGGAATTATAGACGCTATAGGGCCTGAGGTTGAGGGACTTAACGTGGGCGACAGAGTAACCTGCCTTTCCTATAATGCCTACGCGGAATATGACATTGCCAAAGCGGAGGAAGTCATTGTTTTACCGACTTTTCTAGAAGGAAAACCTTTCCCTGGTGAGGCATTGGGTTGCGTTATGAATATTTTTAGCCGTAGTGATATCCATGCTGGACAAACAGTCGCAGTAGTGGGTACAGGTTTTTTAGGTATCCTGCTCATTCAATTATTAAAATCAGCAGGGGCAAACGTTATTGCTATATCAAAACGTAGCTTTTCACTTCAAGCAGCAGCAGCGGCCGGAGCAGCTCAAACAATACCGATGAATGATCATTATGAGGTAATCGAGCGAGTGCAACAGTTAACTGGTAATGCATTTTGTGACCGGGTGATTGAAGTAACTGGTAAGGAATGGCCTTTAAATCTTGCTATCGAGCTTACGGCTGAAAGAGGTAAATTGATTGTCGCTGGTTTTCATCAAGATGGTATGCGGCAAGTCAATATGCAGTTGCTGAACTGGAGAGGAATAGACATGATTAACGCGCATGAGAGGAATCCTAAGCAGTATATCAAAGGGATACAGCATGCGATTAGAGCTATTGAGGAGGGAAAAATGAATCCTTTTCCCCTTTTTACGCATTTGTTTACACTGGATAAAGCAGAGCAAGCCTTGAACTTACTTACCGAAAGACCCGAGGGCTTTATTAAAGCTTTGCTAATTAATAAGGCAGTAGTATGACGGCAACTACTCCTTCTAATTCTAAAAAGCGCTTGTCTCTGGGATTTATTGGTGTGGGCTGGATAGGCAGAAGCAGAATGGAAGCACTTATTAACCAGGGCAATATCAAGGCTGTGGTAATCGCCGAGCCCTGTATGCAAAATGCTTCCAATGCCCTAAAGATGGCAGCAGGCGCCAGACTGGTTAAGTCACCTGAGGATGTATATAAAAACGAAGCGCTTGATGGTATTGTAATTGCTACCCCTAGTGCATTGCATGCCTCACAATCGTTGGAAGCTTTGAAAGCAGGTAAAGCCGTATTTTGTCAAAAGCCATTAGGTAGGACGTCTGAAGAAGTAGAGCAAATTATAAACGCATCAAAAGAGGCTGATAAATTACTTTTTGTTGATTTATCTTACCGCTATACAAAAGCTTTTCAGGCAATATACGACACCATTATTCGTGGTGAAATTGGTAGAATACATGCTGTCAATCTAGTATTTCATAATGCTTATGGTCCTGATAAAGCATGGTTCTATGATATAAAACAATCTGGTGGCGGTTGTGTCATCGATCTGGGCGTACACCTGCTTGATATGGCCTTGTATTGTTTAGGTTTTCCTGAAGTTATCAACTTGCAAAGTCATCTTTACAGTAGAGGGATAAAATTAAAGCCCAATGAAGAAAAGGTAGAGGATTTTGCCAAAATATTTATGAGTACCGCAGATGAAACGACCTTAAGCCTTGAGTGCTCATGGAATGCTTCGGCAGGACAGGATGCAGTCATTGAAGTTGTTTTTTATGGCAGCGAAGGCGGTGTAGCGTTAAAAAATATAAATGGTTCATTTTACGATTTCAAAGCTGAAAAGTATAAGGGAACTCATACCCAAATTCTTGTTTTACCACCTGATGATTGGAGTGGAAGAACAGGGCTGGCATGGGCTGAAAAAATTGCAGCAGGACAGGGTTATGATCAGGTAATAGCCAATGAATATTTAAAAACTGCTCGGATAATTGACAGAATTTATGGAAGATAAAATAACATTATTAATGACAGCTGATACGGTAGGAGGAGTTTGGACGTATACGGTCAACCTCTGTAAGGGATTGCTGGATTATAACGTGGAAATCCATCTGATGACTTTGGGGGGGAAGCTGAGTAAACAGCAGCTTGAAGAGATAAATCGTCTGTCAAATGTAAGTTTATACTGCAGTGAATATAAGCTGGAATGGATGGAAAATCCCTGGGAAGATATGACGCTTGCCGAGCAATGGATAAGAGCAATTTATAAAAAAGTTAATCCTGATATTATCCATTTTAACAATTATGTGGAAGCAAAGGGCGAGTGGCTATGTCCTGTTGTCACTGTTTTTCATTCTTGCGTACAAACATGGTGGAAGGCTGTAAAAGGAGAGAAAGCACCTGCAGAATGGGAAAGGTATCGACACGCTGTTAAAAAATCCATTTTTTCATCGGATATTTTGATTGCACCCTCCAGAGCGATGCTTTGTGAGGCGCAGAGTATTTATGGAAAAGTTAACGTTGCAAAAGTAATTTATAACGGCAGTGATAGTTGGAACTTAAATGAATATGATAGAAAAGAATCCTTTATTTTAACAGCAGGACGTGTATGGGATGAAGCCAAAAACATCCTTCTGCTGTCAGAAATAGCAGATGAGCTTGATTGGCCAGTTTATATCGCCGGCAATACTATTAATCCCAACACGGGTCAAGCCAAGATGCCCGGGAATGCCCATTTTTTAGGACGTCTATCGCATCAAGAACTACAGACTTACATGCAACGGGCAGCCGTGTTTGTTATGCCTGCACGTTATGAACCTTTTGGCCTTGCTGTGCTTGAAGCAGCACAGGCTGGCTGTGCACTGGCTTTAGGGCAGATAGAATCGCTTGAAGAAATTTGGCAGGATGCAGCGCTTTATTTTAAACCAGATGATAAAGCCAAGGTTGTTGAAACCTTGCAACAAATAATAAAAGACAGAAGCTTGCGTTTAAAGTTGGCTTCCGCTGCCTCCTTGAGAGCCAAAAATTTTACCCTGGAGCAAATGACACGGGAATATGTGGAGCTTTATAAGGATCTCCTGAGAAAAAAAGCGTTTAGAAAAATTAATATGGAAGCTATATGAAAGCAGTGATGTTTTACCATTCCCTGGCCTCAGACTGGAATCATGGGAATGCCCATTTCTTAAGAGGTGTTGCACAAGAGTTGATTAATCGGGATTATGAAGTGGAGGTGTATGAACCCTTGGGAGGATGGAGCTTTTCTAATCTCGTTAAAGATCATGGTCAAGAAAAATTGGAAGAGTTTAAAAAATATTTTCCAACCCTTCAACCTCGCTTTTATGATCCTAAAAATCCAGAGTATAAAAAGTTACTCAGCGGTGCCGATTTAGTCATTGTTCATGAATGGAATGAGCCTGAATTAGTTGCAACCCTAGGTAGATTAAAAAAAATCTATGGGTATAAGCTACTGTTTCATGATACTCATCATCGTGCTGTTTCAGACGAACAGAGCATGGCAAAGTATGATTTTACAGAGTACGATGGTGCCCTGGTGTTTGGAAAATTAATACAAGATATTTATAAGCATAAAAAATGGATCAGCAGAACATGGGTTTGGCATGAAGCTGCTCATCACCACTTGTTTACTCCTCAGTTTGCTGAAGAAAAAAAAGGCGATTTAGTGTGGATTGGCAATTGGGGAGACAATGAGCGCACCAATGAACTTATGGAGTTTTTAATAAAACCTGTAAAGGAATTAAGATTAAAAGCAAAAGTATACGGTGTACGCTACCCGCAAGAGGCGCTACAGGCACTTAAGGATGCGGGTATCGAATATGGAGGATGGCTTCCAAACTATAAAGTACCGGAAGTTTTTGCCCAATATAAAGTGACAGTACATGTACCGCGGGGCCCCTATGTTAAAAAACTATCAGGCATACCTACCATCCGGCCGTTTGAAGCCATGGCTTGTGGTATACCACTTATTTGTTCACCCTGGGATGATTCCGAGAAGCTTTTTAATCCCGGAGAGGATTATTTAACAGCAAATAATGGACAGGAAATGAAGGAGCATTTAGAACAGCTTTTAAATAATGAGGAACTTTCCGAAAAATTGGCTAAACACGGGCGTCAAACTATTTTGCAAAGGCATACCTGTTCACACCGCGTCAATGAACTCGAAACCATATTGGCAGAGCTCTAAACGATGAAAGCAAAGAATAAAAAGTTAAACATTGTTTTTTTTGGCTCAAGTATAGTCTCGGCTTATTGG
This region of Legionella clemsonensis genomic DNA includes:
- a CDS encoding MDR/zinc-dependent alcohol dehydrogenase-like family protein yields the protein METSLLTKKINPIRPKTSMMKAAVISAPRKAAAIVVAVPEPNKGEVRIKIEGSGVCASNIPVWEGRDWFSYPLAAGNPGHEGWGIIDAIGPEVEGLNVGDRVTCLSYNAYAEYDIAKAEEVIVLPTFLEGKPFPGEALGCVMNIFSRSDIHAGQTVAVVGTGFLGILLIQLLKSAGANVIAISKRSFSLQAAAAAGAAQTIPMNDHYEVIERVQQLTGNAFCDRVIEVTGKEWPLNLAIELTAERGKLIVAGFHQDGMRQVNMQLLNWRGIDMINAHERNPKQYIKGIQHAIRAIEEGKMNPFPLFTHLFTLDKAEQALNLLTERPEGFIKALLINKAVV
- a CDS encoding glycosyltransferase family 4 protein — protein: MEDKITLLMTADTVGGVWTYTVNLCKGLLDYNVEIHLMTLGGKLSKQQLEEINRLSNVSLYCSEYKLEWMENPWEDMTLAEQWIRAIYKKVNPDIIHFNNYVEAKGEWLCPVVTVFHSCVQTWWKAVKGEKAPAEWERYRHAVKKSIFSSDILIAPSRAMLCEAQSIYGKVNVAKVIYNGSDSWNLNEYDRKESFILTAGRVWDEAKNILLLSEIADELDWPVYIAGNTINPNTGQAKMPGNAHFLGRLSHQELQTYMQRAAVFVMPARYEPFGLAVLEAAQAGCALALGQIESLEEIWQDAALYFKPDDKAKVVETLQQIIKDRSLRLKLASAASLRAKNFTLEQMTREYVELYKDLLRKKAFRKINMEAI
- a CDS encoding Gfo/Idh/MocA family protein yields the protein MTATTPSNSKKRLSLGFIGVGWIGRSRMEALINQGNIKAVVIAEPCMQNASNALKMAAGARLVKSPEDVYKNEALDGIVIATPSALHASQSLEALKAGKAVFCQKPLGRTSEEVEQIINASKEADKLLFVDLSYRYTKAFQAIYDTIIRGEIGRIHAVNLVFHNAYGPDKAWFYDIKQSGGGCVIDLGVHLLDMALYCLGFPEVINLQSHLYSRGIKLKPNEEKVEDFAKIFMSTADETTLSLECSWNASAGQDAVIEVVFYGSEGGVALKNINGSFYDFKAEKYKGTHTQILVLPPDDWSGRTGLAWAEKIAAGQGYDQVIANEYLKTARIIDRIYGR
- a CDS encoding SDR family NAD(P)-dependent oxidoreductase translates to MKGTIGNENYTLITGGAGFIGTNLADRLLGQGRRVMIYDNLSRPGVEQNLQWLKGKYGNQVIIQIADIREKKVLQACVNNAQQIFHFLAQVAVTSSITNPEDDFEVNLVGTFNLLEALRHSSRTPPLIFTSTNKVYGDLRDLAFTTNQTRFYPEDATIDLNGIDENQPLDFHSPYGCSKGSADQYVLDYSRCYGLKTTVFRMSCIYGPHQFGNEDQGWVAHFTISALESKPVVIYGNGKQVRDILFVEDLIEAFLLAEQHIDKLSGNAFNIGGGPKNTVSLIEVVELIQKKTGKEIDLIFEEWRTGDQCYYVSNIAKFKSATGWSPKISVSQGVERLISWLNESKNHFSKESKFLSKAMVE
- a CDS encoding CgeB family protein, translated to MKAVMFYHSLASDWNHGNAHFLRGVAQELINRDYEVEVYEPLGGWSFSNLVKDHGQEKLEEFKKYFPTLQPRFYDPKNPEYKKLLSGADLVIVHEWNEPELVATLGRLKKIYGYKLLFHDTHHRAVSDEQSMAKYDFTEYDGALVFGKLIQDIYKHKKWISRTWVWHEAAHHHLFTPQFAEEKKGDLVWIGNWGDNERTNELMEFLIKPVKELRLKAKVYGVRYPQEALQALKDAGIEYGGWLPNYKVPEVFAQYKVTVHVPRGPYVKKLSGIPTIRPFEAMACGIPLICSPWDDSEKLFNPGEDYLTANNGQEMKEHLEQLLNNEELSEKLAKHGRQTILQRHTCSHRVNELETILAEL
- a CDS encoding SDR family NAD(P)-dependent oxidoreductase, which codes for MKKNILITGGAGFIGSHLADELIAKGYKIRALDNLSEQVHGLKTQRPDYLHPEVELILGDVRDKETVRKALQGIDAVFHFAAMVGVGQSMYQIKNYTDVNNLGTAILLEALIESPVEKLIVASSMSIYGEGLYKTTTGTSVEECKRKLEDLKNQQWELQEDAQNYLMPIPTPEDKKPCLSSVYALSKYDQERLCLITGKAYGIPATALRFFNVYGTRQALSNPYTGVLAIFASRLLNNNAPLIFEDGLQKRDFVHVKDVARACRLALENSNADGEVINIGSGNQYTIREIAEKLAQVMNKEIEPQVTGKYRVGDIRHCFADLTKARALLGFEPCVPFNEGLAELSVWLEGQIAIDHVHKATNELALRGLTV